The following are encoded in a window of Amycolatopsis lexingtonensis genomic DNA:
- a CDS encoding aldo/keto reductase: protein MPLDQYYLLGRSGLRVSRLALGTMNFGTGGFHAAYGKTEDEVRPIFRKYLDEGGNFVDTADFYTAGESETILGKLIAETGARDRVVLTTKFTNTVDPADPNAGGNGRKHMIRALEASLRRLGTDYVDVFLLHTWDRLTPVEEVVRTFDDLVRAGKIRYPGLSDVPSWYAARAQTYAEAHSLAPMINLQLPYSLVQREIETEHVPMGQQLGLGITAWSPLAGGFLTGKYRDGGSGRFSDTDTPWTERDWQLLKPLEEVAGRLGVTMAQVAINWVATQPGIASAIVGASSAEQLGKSMAALDFEIPAEQRKLLDEASAAAPASVYRMFTPEYQNWIVSPGLKVGDKPAGYAPAVRNW, encoded by the coding sequence ATGCCTCTCGACCAGTACTACCTCCTCGGCCGTTCGGGCCTGCGCGTCAGCAGGCTCGCCCTCGGCACGATGAACTTCGGCACCGGCGGGTTCCACGCCGCCTACGGGAAGACCGAGGACGAAGTCCGCCCGATCTTCCGCAAGTACCTCGACGAGGGCGGCAACTTCGTCGACACGGCGGACTTCTACACCGCCGGCGAAAGCGAAACGATCCTCGGCAAGCTGATCGCCGAAACGGGCGCCCGCGACCGGGTGGTCTTGACCACCAAGTTCACCAACACCGTCGACCCGGCCGACCCCAACGCGGGCGGCAACGGGCGCAAGCACATGATCCGCGCCCTCGAGGCGTCCCTGCGCCGGCTGGGCACCGACTACGTCGACGTGTTCCTGCTGCACACGTGGGACCGCCTCACCCCGGTGGAGGAGGTCGTGCGCACGTTCGACGACCTCGTCCGCGCGGGCAAGATCCGCTACCCGGGCCTGTCCGACGTCCCGAGCTGGTACGCGGCCCGCGCCCAGACGTACGCCGAGGCGCACTCGCTCGCGCCGATGATCAACCTCCAGCTGCCGTATTCCCTGGTGCAGCGCGAGATCGAGACCGAACACGTCCCCATGGGGCAGCAGCTGGGCCTCGGCATCACGGCATGGAGCCCCCTGGCGGGCGGCTTCCTGACGGGCAAGTACCGCGACGGCGGCTCGGGCCGGTTCAGCGACACGGACACCCCGTGGACCGAACGCGATTGGCAGCTGCTGAAGCCCCTGGAGGAGGTGGCGGGCCGGCTGGGCGTGACGATGGCCCAGGTGGCGATCAACTGGGTGGCGACCCAGCCCGGCATCGCGTCGGCGATCGTGGGCGCGAGCAGTGCGGAACAGCTGGGCAAGAGCATGGCCGCACTGGACTTCGAGATCCCGGCGGAGCAGCGGAAGCTCCTGGACGAGGCGAGCGCGGCGGCACCGGCGTCGGTGTACCGGATGTTCACGCCGGAGTACCAGAACTGGATCGTGAGCCCTGGTTTGAAGGTGGGCGACAAGCCGGCGGGCTACGCACCGGCCGTGCGGAACTGGTAA
- a CDS encoding DUF6130 family protein yields the protein MTHLIRGAVLTAVVALAAACSASATPPPAPAAQPAAPAGWSPAPVVPLASQPPPALVVDDAPWHWADASGEPLIIQALPPGPHKVWIGLADPTHKVLDSKTVSFVVPPGGGHH from the coding sequence ATGACGCACTTGATCCGCGGAGCCGTCCTGACCGCCGTCGTCGCGCTCGCCGCCGCCTGTTCGGCGAGCGCGACACCGCCCCCGGCCCCGGCCGCACAGCCCGCCGCCCCGGCCGGCTGGTCCCCGGCGCCGGTCGTCCCGCTCGCCTCGCAGCCGCCACCAGCGCTCGTCGTCGACGACGCGCCGTGGCACTGGGCGGACGCCAGCGGCGAACCGCTCATCATCCAGGCGCTGCCGCCGGGCCCGCACAAGGTCTGGATCGGGCTCGCCGACCCCACGCACAAGGTGCTCGACAGCAAGACGGTGAGCTTCGTGGTGCCGCCGGGTGGCGGCCACCACTAG